One window of Entelurus aequoreus isolate RoL-2023_Sb linkage group LG06, RoL_Eaeq_v1.1, whole genome shotgun sequence genomic DNA carries:
- the igfals gene encoding insulin-like growth factor-binding protein complex acid labile subunit isoform X1 has translation MSTVGMQTIGLFFLWVLGTSALLPDPSPTKEEPIPCSKGCTCLHDEYSLELNMYCSVRNFTQLPTDMPQSTHSLWLDGNLFTLLPAASFKDLNTLNFLNLQSGQLTSVDAQAFRGLRSLAHIHLERNRLRTLPGNIFQNTPNLASISLHNNQLSRVDERLFSGLSHMWLLNLGWNSIAVLPETVFHDLHGLRELILAGNRLAYLQPQLFQNLAELKELDLTGNYLKVIKANVFVKLIKLRKLYLAQNQIGTVAPRAFIGMRALRWLDLNNNKLTSLHEDTFLGLHTLHVLRLSNNSIAGIRPRTFRDLLFLEELRLSHNRIRALGDRVFEGLGHLEVLELEHNQVQAAQEGSFTGLSHVAVINLSGSCFHSLPDQVFNGLSKLHSLHLDKGCLTRITNQAFTGLSGLRRLFLQRNNISAVERQSFADLAGLLGLDLSFNKLDVLTSNTFSGLKNLEYLVLSNNECRQFLQNGTKNLLPRMRYLDLRANTLTSLVPDFSENMEKLLLSGNRWRCDCGALPLRNYSLRNPQVVPRRVETHAEGDEPDSTITIYNNITCASPTRLAGQDLRDIDTELFQTCRAAAH, from the coding sequence ATGTCCACAGTTGGGATGCAAACCATCGGGCTATTTTTCCTGTGGGTACTGGGAACATCAGCGTTGTTGCCAGACCCCAGTCCCACCAAAGAAGAACCCATCCCGTGTTCTAAAGGATGCACCTGTCTACACGATGAGTACAGCTTGGAGCTCAACATGTACTGCAGCGTCCGCAACTTCACTCAACTCCCGACCGACATGCCACAATCCACGCACTCCCTCTGGCTGGACGGCAACCTATTCACCTTGCTTCCGGCGGCCTCCTTCAAGGATCTGAACACTCTCAACTTCTTGAACTTGCAGAGCGGCCAGCTGACAAGTGTTGACGCTCAGGCCTTCAGAGGACTGAGGTCGCTGGCTCATATTCACCTGGAGCGCAATCGCCTGCGCACATTACCAGGTAACATCTTCCAGAACACGCCAAACCTAGCCTCTATTAGTCTGCACAACAACCAGCTCAGTCGAGTTGATGAGCGACTCTTTTCTGGACTTTCGCACATGTGGCTTCTGAACTTGGGGTGGAACTCCATAGCGGTCTTACCTGAGACGGTTTTCCACGACTTACACGGCCTGAGGGAGCTCATTTTAGCTGGAAATCGACTTGCTTACTTGCAGCCACAACTCTTCCAGAATCTGGCTGAGCTGAAAGAGTTGGATCTTACGGGAAATTACCTAAAAGTCATTAAAGCCAATGTGTTTGTTAAGCTAATTAAACTACGGAAGCTCTACCTGGCCCAGAACCAAATTGGGACCGTGGCACCAAGAGCCTTCATAGGCATGAGAGCGCTCAGATGGTTGGATctcaacaacaacaagctgactTCTCTCCATGAGGACACCTTCTTGGGCTTGCATACTCTTCACGTGCTGCGGCTTTCCAACAACTCAATCGCCGGCATCAGGCCCAGGACGTTCCGTGATTTGCTGTTCTTGGAGGAACTGCGACTCAGCCACAACAGAATCCGTGCCCTGGGAGACAGAGTTTTTGAAGGCCTTGGCCATCTTGAGGTTCTAGAGCTTGAGCACAATCAAGTCCAGGCGGCACAAGAGGGGAGTTTTACAGGACTATCCCATGTGGCCGTTATCAACCTGTCCGGAAGCTGCTTCCACAGTCTACCGGACCAGGTCTTCAATGGTCTGTCCAAGCTTCACAGCCTTCATCTGGACAAAGGCTGCCTTACAAGAATTACAAACCAGGCCTTCACAGGTCTCTCCGGTCTGAGGAGACTTTTCCTGCAGCGCAACAACATATCCGCAGTGGAACGCCAGAGCTTTGCAGACCTGGCAGGCCTGTTGGGACTGGACTTGAGTTTTAACAAGCTGGACGTTCTCACGAGCAACACATTCTCCGGGCTTAAGAATCTGGAATACTTGGTCCTGTCCAACAACGAATGCCGTCAATTTTTGCAAAACGGCACCAAGAATCTTCTGCCGAGGATGCGCTACCTTGACCTGAGAGCTAACACCCTGACCAGCCTCGTCCCGGACTTCTCAGAGAACATGGAGAAGCTCTTGCTGTCCGGAAACCGCTGGAGGTGCGACTGTGGGGCACTGCCGTTACGCAACTACAGCTTGAGGAATCCACAGGTGGTTCCTCGGAGGGTGGAGACCCACGCAGAAGGCGACGAACCCGACAGTACTATCACAATATACAACAACATAACATGCGCTAGCCCGACACGTTTGGCCGGTCAGGATCTACGGGATATCGACACAGAACTTTTCCAGACTTGCAGAGCAGCTGCGCACTAA
- the igfals gene encoding insulin-like growth factor-binding protein complex acid labile subunit isoform X2, which translates to MQTIGLFFLWVLGTSALLPDPSPTKEEPIPCSKGCTCLHDEYSLELNMYCSVRNFTQLPTDMPQSTHSLWLDGNLFTLLPAASFKDLNTLNFLNLQSGQLTSVDAQAFRGLRSLAHIHLERNRLRTLPGNIFQNTPNLASISLHNNQLSRVDERLFSGLSHMWLLNLGWNSIAVLPETVFHDLHGLRELILAGNRLAYLQPQLFQNLAELKELDLTGNYLKVIKANVFVKLIKLRKLYLAQNQIGTVAPRAFIGMRALRWLDLNNNKLTSLHEDTFLGLHTLHVLRLSNNSIAGIRPRTFRDLLFLEELRLSHNRIRALGDRVFEGLGHLEVLELEHNQVQAAQEGSFTGLSHVAVINLSGSCFHSLPDQVFNGLSKLHSLHLDKGCLTRITNQAFTGLSGLRRLFLQRNNISAVERQSFADLAGLLGLDLSFNKLDVLTSNTFSGLKNLEYLVLSNNECRQFLQNGTKNLLPRMRYLDLRANTLTSLVPDFSENMEKLLLSGNRWRCDCGALPLRNYSLRNPQVVPRRVETHAEGDEPDSTITIYNNITCASPTRLAGQDLRDIDTELFQTCRAAAH; encoded by the coding sequence ATGCAAACCATCGGGCTATTTTTCCTGTGGGTACTGGGAACATCAGCGTTGTTGCCAGACCCCAGTCCCACCAAAGAAGAACCCATCCCGTGTTCTAAAGGATGCACCTGTCTACACGATGAGTACAGCTTGGAGCTCAACATGTACTGCAGCGTCCGCAACTTCACTCAACTCCCGACCGACATGCCACAATCCACGCACTCCCTCTGGCTGGACGGCAACCTATTCACCTTGCTTCCGGCGGCCTCCTTCAAGGATCTGAACACTCTCAACTTCTTGAACTTGCAGAGCGGCCAGCTGACAAGTGTTGACGCTCAGGCCTTCAGAGGACTGAGGTCGCTGGCTCATATTCACCTGGAGCGCAATCGCCTGCGCACATTACCAGGTAACATCTTCCAGAACACGCCAAACCTAGCCTCTATTAGTCTGCACAACAACCAGCTCAGTCGAGTTGATGAGCGACTCTTTTCTGGACTTTCGCACATGTGGCTTCTGAACTTGGGGTGGAACTCCATAGCGGTCTTACCTGAGACGGTTTTCCACGACTTACACGGCCTGAGGGAGCTCATTTTAGCTGGAAATCGACTTGCTTACTTGCAGCCACAACTCTTCCAGAATCTGGCTGAGCTGAAAGAGTTGGATCTTACGGGAAATTACCTAAAAGTCATTAAAGCCAATGTGTTTGTTAAGCTAATTAAACTACGGAAGCTCTACCTGGCCCAGAACCAAATTGGGACCGTGGCACCAAGAGCCTTCATAGGCATGAGAGCGCTCAGATGGTTGGATctcaacaacaacaagctgactTCTCTCCATGAGGACACCTTCTTGGGCTTGCATACTCTTCACGTGCTGCGGCTTTCCAACAACTCAATCGCCGGCATCAGGCCCAGGACGTTCCGTGATTTGCTGTTCTTGGAGGAACTGCGACTCAGCCACAACAGAATCCGTGCCCTGGGAGACAGAGTTTTTGAAGGCCTTGGCCATCTTGAGGTTCTAGAGCTTGAGCACAATCAAGTCCAGGCGGCACAAGAGGGGAGTTTTACAGGACTATCCCATGTGGCCGTTATCAACCTGTCCGGAAGCTGCTTCCACAGTCTACCGGACCAGGTCTTCAATGGTCTGTCCAAGCTTCACAGCCTTCATCTGGACAAAGGCTGCCTTACAAGAATTACAAACCAGGCCTTCACAGGTCTCTCCGGTCTGAGGAGACTTTTCCTGCAGCGCAACAACATATCCGCAGTGGAACGCCAGAGCTTTGCAGACCTGGCAGGCCTGTTGGGACTGGACTTGAGTTTTAACAAGCTGGACGTTCTCACGAGCAACACATTCTCCGGGCTTAAGAATCTGGAATACTTGGTCCTGTCCAACAACGAATGCCGTCAATTTTTGCAAAACGGCACCAAGAATCTTCTGCCGAGGATGCGCTACCTTGACCTGAGAGCTAACACCCTGACCAGCCTCGTCCCGGACTTCTCAGAGAACATGGAGAAGCTCTTGCTGTCCGGAAACCGCTGGAGGTGCGACTGTGGGGCACTGCCGTTACGCAACTACAGCTTGAGGAATCCACAGGTGGTTCCTCGGAGGGTGGAGACCCACGCAGAAGGCGACGAACCCGACAGTACTATCACAATATACAACAACATAACATGCGCTAGCCCGACACGTTTGGCCGGTCAGGATCTACGGGATATCGACACAGAACTTTTCCAGACTTGCAGAGCAGCTGCGCACTAA